A stretch of Lathyrus oleraceus cultivar Zhongwan6 chromosome 6, CAAS_Psat_ZW6_1.0, whole genome shotgun sequence DNA encodes these proteins:
- the LOC127095239 gene encoding uncharacterized protein LOC127095239 translates to MHFNNYINHREMQPFDEISLYSGWLTCRSRLTASHMPERVMRQFGYTQTILRDHVVSAHPALTYRQMDAMFDDYEIHLVSEEAQSNTDKSDWSYVDEYIRWFFRVPHSYMVHAAPEDPPRLSHQEILKEE, encoded by the coding sequence ATGCACTTCAACAACTATATCAATCACCGTGAGATGCAGCCATTTGACGAGATATCGTTATACTCTGGATGGTTGACTTGCAGATCACGTCTCACTGCTTCTCATATGCCCGAGCGCGTGATGCGGCAGTTTGGCTACACTCAAACCATTCTCAGAGACCATGTTGTCTCTGCTCATCCTGCTTTGACATATAGACAGATGGATGccatgtttgatgattatgagaTCCATCTGGTATCAGAGGAGGCACAAAGTAACACAGATAAGAGTGACTGGAGCTACGTCGACGAGTACATCAGATGGTTCTTCAGGGTGCCACATTCGTATATGGTGCATGCTGCTCCAGAAGATCCACCGAGGCTATCTCATCAAGAGATACTAAAGGAGGAGTAG